In Scomber japonicus isolate fScoJap1 chromosome 19, fScoJap1.pri, whole genome shotgun sequence, a single genomic region encodes these proteins:
- the LOC128379826 gene encoding liver-expressed antimicrobial peptide 2-like produces the protein MRTLQERIIVLTVFMSLMCAIQVNSLPIPEDGRWNGLIQRTKRSLLWRWNSMKPVGASCRDHLECGTKYCRKNICSFWKSP, from the exons ATGAGGACTCTTCAGGAAAGAATCATCGTCCTTACAGTTTTTATGTCTCTGATGTGTGCCATTCAG GTCAATTCACTGCCCATACCTGAAGATGGTAGATGGAATGGGTTGATCCAGCGGACCAAACGGTCACTACTATGGCGTTGGAACAGCATGAAGCCAGTGGGTGCCAGCTGCAGAGATCACTTAGAGTGCGGCACAAAATACTGCAG GAAAAATATCTGTTCCTTCTGGAAATCCCCCTGA